One genomic region from Anabaena sp. PCC 7108 encodes:
- a CDS encoding SDR family oxidoreductase, with protein sequence MSTALVTGASGGIGKAFAEELAARQTNLVLIARSAEKLEEIATQLQQKHKVQVEIIAKDLTEPNATNDVFDLIKAKGLTIDLLINNAGFGDYGDFAERDGQRQLNMIQLNIMALVDLTHKFLPLMRERRSGSIINVSSIAGFQPMPYLSVYAATKAFVLSFSEALWAENRDYGVRVLVVCPGPTETDFFTEAKFPAALAGSTNKIATPKQVVDDALQALEKGESSVVSGGLGNQVIVNMHRFLPRESLVSLVAKQFKVIRNS encoded by the coding sequence ATGTCAACAGCTTTAGTTACCGGGGCTTCTGGGGGAATTGGCAAAGCTTTTGCAGAAGAACTTGCTGCACGTCAAACAAATCTTGTTCTGATTGCACGTTCAGCAGAGAAGTTGGAAGAAATAGCCACACAATTACAACAAAAACACAAAGTTCAAGTCGAGATTATAGCCAAAGACTTAACCGAACCTAATGCCACTAATGATGTATTTGATTTGATCAAAGCTAAAGGATTAACAATTGATTTGTTAATCAATAATGCTGGGTTTGGCGATTATGGCGACTTTGCCGAAAGAGACGGGCAACGACAATTAAATATGATTCAATTAAATATTATGGCATTGGTAGATTTAACTCATAAATTTCTACCTTTAATGCGAGAACGCCGTTCGGGAAGCATTATTAATGTTTCTTCAATTGCGGGATTTCAACCAATGCCTTATCTTTCTGTCTATGCAGCCACTAAAGCTTTTGTTCTCAGTTTCAGTGAAGCATTATGGGCAGAAAATCGTGATTATGGTGTCCGGGTTTTGGTAGTTTGTCCAGGGCCAACAGAAACAGACTTTTTTACAGAAGCAAAGTTTCCCGCAGCTTTGGCAGGTTCAACAAATAAAATAGCCACTCCTAAACAAGTTGTGGATGATGCTTTGCAAGCTTTAGAAAAAGGTGAATCGTCAGTAGTTAGTGGTGGTTTAGGAAATCAAGTCATTGTTAATATGCACAGATTTTTACCAAGAGAGTCTTTAGTAAGTTTGGTGGCAAAACAGTTTAAAGTAATTCGTAATTCGTAA
- a CDS encoding FecR domain-containing protein codes for MKTWWAGNLIFFMFALVITLHASAADNQLQVKINRWIEVTRINGQVLYSRGQSSQPARSGMRLESVGDTITTKQGSSAVLIIDTGTGFINVSENTTISVDKLQMGENGERITELQVKTGQVRLQHRPLTNPSSRLEIHTPAGVAGVRGTEFGVSVQDNGKMGIGTMKGSVAITAQGQTKLVNAGFQNLTIPGEPPSEPVPLREDTILDIRQLIANNKQVKIVGIIDPVNLLVIAKQRLNIGSNGQFNITLPLPTNRRLEAFVVTPLGKKQLYELAVP; via the coding sequence ATGAAAACTTGGTGGGCTGGCAACTTGATATTCTTCATGTTTGCACTAGTTATTACCCTTCATGCTTCCGCAGCAGATAATCAATTACAGGTTAAGATAAATCGTTGGATAGAAGTAACTCGTATCAACGGACAGGTACTATATTCTCGTGGGCAGTCATCTCAACCTGCTCGCAGCGGTATGCGTCTAGAATCTGTAGGGGATACCATCACTACCAAGCAAGGTTCCAGTGCCGTTTTGATAATTGATACAGGGACTGGTTTTATCAATGTTTCCGAAAATACAACTATATCTGTAGATAAACTTCAGATGGGCGAGAATGGTGAACGGATTACAGAACTCCAGGTAAAGACTGGGCAAGTTCGTCTGCAACATCGTCCATTAACTAATCCATCCTCTCGTTTGGAAATTCATACTCCTGCTGGAGTAGCTGGAGTGAGAGGGACTGAATTCGGTGTGAGTGTACAAGATAATGGCAAAATGGGAATTGGTACTATGAAGGGTAGTGTGGCCATAACTGCTCAAGGGCAAACAAAGTTAGTAAATGCTGGGTTCCAAAATCTGACAATTCCCGGAGAGCCACCTTCTGAACCAGTTCCTCTACGTGAGGATACTATTCTGGATATTCGTCAACTCATAGCCAATAACAAGCAGGTGAAAATTGTCGGTATTATTGATCCTGTTAACTTGCTAGTGATCGCCAAGCAGCGGCTGAATATCGGTTCTAATGGTCAGTTTAATATTACTCTTCCTTTACCCACTAATCGTAGATTGGAAGCCTTTGTAGTTACTCCTTTAGGTAAAAAGCAGTTATATGAACTTGCAGTCCCTTAA
- the psaA gene encoding photosystem I core protein PsaA — translation MTISPPEREEKKARVIVDNDPVPTSFQKWAQPGHFDRSLAKGPKTTTWIWNLHALAHDFDTHTSDLEDISRKIFAAHFGHLAVVAIWLSGMLFHGAKFSNYEAWLSDPLGVRPSAQVVWPIVGQDILNGDVGGGFHGIQITSGLFQVWRGWGITSSFQLYVTAIGGLVLAGLFLFAGWFHYHKRAPKLEWFQNVESMLNHHLSVLLGCGSLGWAGHLIHVSAPVNKLLDAGVAIKDIPLPHEFILNKDLITELYPSFASGLAPFFTLNWGTYADILTFKGGLNPVTGGLWMTDISHHHLAIAVLFIIAGHMYRTNWGIGHSIKDILENHKGPFTGEGHKGLYENLTTSWHAQLATNLAFLGSLTIIIAHHMYAMPPYPYLATDYATQLCIFTHHIWIGGFLIVGGAAHAAIFMVRDYDPVVNQNNVLDRVIRHRDAIISHLNWVCIFLGFHSFGLYIHNDTMRALGRPQDMFSDAAIQLQPVFAQWVQNLHTLAPGGTAPNALAPVSYAFGGGVLAVGGKVAMMPIALGTADFLIHHIHAFTIHVTVLILLKGVLYARSSRLIPDKANLGFRFPCDGPGRGGTCQVSGWDHVFLGLFWMYNSLSIVIFHFSWKMQSDVWGTVDADGTVNHITGGNFAESAITINGWLRDFLWAQATQVINSYGSEFSAYGLMFLGAHFVWAFSLMFLFSGRGYWQELIESIVWAHNKLKVAPTIQPRALSITQGRAVGVAHYLLGGIATTWAFFHAHILSVG, via the coding sequence ATGACGATTAGTCCTCCGGAGCGAGAGGAAAAGAAAGCAAGAGTCATCGTTGACAATGATCCAGTACCTACCTCATTTCAAAAATGGGCGCAACCTGGACATTTCGACAGATCCTTAGCCAAAGGTCCAAAAACCACCACCTGGATTTGGAACCTGCACGCCCTCGCCCACGATTTTGACACTCATACAAGCGATTTAGAAGACATATCCCGTAAGATATTCGCCGCGCACTTTGGCCATCTGGCTGTAGTAGCAATCTGGTTGAGCGGGATGTTATTCCATGGCGCTAAGTTCTCCAATTACGAAGCCTGGTTGAGCGATCCATTAGGCGTTAGACCCAGCGCTCAAGTAGTTTGGCCTATTGTTGGACAAGACATTTTAAACGGTGATGTGGGCGGTGGCTTCCACGGCATTCAAATCACCTCTGGCTTGTTCCAAGTATGGCGAGGCTGGGGTATAACTAGCTCCTTCCAGTTATACGTAACTGCGATTGGTGGCTTGGTACTAGCAGGCTTGTTCCTATTTGCAGGTTGGTTCCATTACCACAAACGCGCTCCCAAACTGGAATGGTTCCAGAATGTGGAGTCAATGCTGAATCATCACTTATCAGTATTACTAGGTTGTGGTTCTTTGGGCTGGGCTGGTCACTTAATCCATGTGTCCGCACCAGTTAACAAACTGTTGGATGCAGGTGTTGCCATCAAGGACATTCCCTTGCCCCACGAGTTCATTTTGAACAAAGACTTAATCACAGAGTTGTATCCCAGCTTTGCCAGTGGTTTAGCACCTTTCTTCACCTTGAACTGGGGAACTTATGCTGACATTCTGACCTTCAAAGGCGGATTGAACCCCGTAACAGGCGGTTTGTGGATGACTGATATTTCTCATCACCACTTAGCGATCGCTGTACTGTTCATCATTGCCGGTCATATGTACCGCACCAACTGGGGTATCGGTCACAGCATCAAAGATATCCTAGAAAACCACAAAGGACCCTTCACTGGTGAAGGTCACAAAGGTCTTTACGAAAACCTGACCACCTCTTGGCACGCTCAGTTGGCTACTAACCTGGCCTTCTTGGGTTCCTTGACAATCATCATCGCGCATCATATGTACGCGATGCCTCCCTATCCATATTTGGCAACTGACTACGCTACACAGTTGTGTATCTTCACTCACCATATTTGGATCGGTGGCTTCCTGATTGTTGGTGGTGCTGCTCACGCAGCGATCTTCATGGTACGGGATTACGATCCTGTTGTTAACCAAAACAACGTCCTGGATCGCGTGATTCGTCACCGTGATGCTATCATCTCTCACCTGAACTGGGTATGTATTTTCCTTGGCTTCCACAGCTTTGGTTTATACATTCACAACGACACAATGCGTGCCTTGGGTCGTCCCCAAGATATGTTCTCCGACGCAGCAATTCAGTTGCAACCTGTGTTTGCTCAGTGGGTACAAAACCTACACACACTGGCTCCAGGCGGCACAGCACCCAATGCGTTAGCACCAGTTAGCTATGCTTTTGGTGGCGGTGTGTTGGCAGTAGGCGGCAAAGTCGCAATGATGCCCATAGCTTTGGGTACCGCAGACTTCCTAATTCACCACATTCACGCCTTCACCATTCACGTCACTGTTCTGATTTTGCTCAAAGGTGTACTGTACGCCCGCAGTTCTCGTCTGATTCCAGATAAGGCAAACTTAGGTTTCCGCTTCCCTTGCGACGGTCCAGGTCGTGGCGGTACCTGTCAAGTTTCTGGTTGGGATCACGTGTTCCTAGGACTGTTCTGGATGTATAACTCCCTGTCAATTGTGATTTTCCACTTCAGCTGGAAAATGCAATCTGATGTTTGGGGAACTGTAGACGCAGATGGCACAGTAAATCACATTACTGGCGGTAACTTCGCTGAAAGTGCCATCACCATTAACGGCTGGTTGCGTGACTTCCTGTGGGCGCAAGCTACACAGGTCATCAACTCCTACGGAAGTGAATTTTCTGCTTATGGACTGATGTTCCTAGGCGCTCACTTTGTTTGGGCATTCAGCTTAATGTTCCTGTTCAGTGGTCGTGGCTACTGGCAAGAACTAATTGAGTCGATTGTTTGGGCGCACAATAAACTGAAAGTAGCACCAACCATTCAACCTCGTGCTTTGAGCATCACTCAAGGTCGGGCTGTAGGCGTAGCTCACTATCTATTAGGAGGAATTGCCACCACTTGGGCATTCTTCCATGCACACATCCTTTCAGTAGGGTAG
- a CDS encoding CHASE2 domain-containing protein, protein MTTLFSIGLWQIGAWSTLELLGFNLLFSTRNYLPHPSWDSRIVVIGIDDATLRQYGQFPLSRDRYTQLLETLEASPPATIGFDILFTEPTSYDEQLAEAMAINGQVVLAIAPGLQKQTLLPVPILDHVTAKGHIAKNADLDGVTRQLSLYINQVPSFSMTLLEKYNHSLQQTFSANSTNSRKSLVQLPPLQSTVNAQSVLINWLGPTQGNQGIPTYSFIDVVEKKVDTAKLKNKIVLVGLTATGANDPLKTPFDQIPPTSGVYLHAAVIDNILNKRLLKRLPAKFELLILFLIGIGSSLILVPLQFQERTLFLGLLPITWFSVSVLGLTISNLWLPTAAPIGTILLAGLSIQWQEQKEKQQLMSLFARHVSQETAELIWKHRDEIFQNGQLDAKEMVATVLFTDIRSFTTISEGMKPRELLNWLNSYLGAMAECIQQHHGVVDKYIGDAIMAVFGIPFPHTHSKEIQQDAIDAVLAAISMQEKLVVLNQELKRLGQPTISIGIGIHTGLVVAGSIGGSQRLNYSVLGDAVNIAARLEQLNKNVKEENPHSILVSETTFQLIKQHFYTRQVQQLQLRGRKKITMVYSITGNKREFDKTQV, encoded by the coding sequence TTGACTACACTATTCTCAATTGGATTATGGCAAATAGGTGCTTGGTCTACTTTAGAGTTACTCGGATTTAATTTATTGTTCTCTACACGCAACTATCTACCTCATCCCAGTTGGGATTCACGCATAGTCGTTATTGGCATTGATGATGCTACATTACGTCAATATGGACAGTTTCCTTTGTCACGCGATCGCTATACTCAATTATTAGAAACACTAGAAGCCTCTCCTCCTGCAACCATTGGCTTTGATATTTTATTTACTGAACCTACCAGCTACGACGAACAACTGGCCGAAGCAATGGCAATCAATGGCCAAGTTGTTTTAGCAATTGCCCCCGGTTTACAAAAACAAACCCTGCTGCCAGTCCCAATTCTAGATCATGTCACTGCCAAAGGACACATTGCCAAAAATGCCGACTTGGATGGAGTAACACGTCAATTATCTCTCTACATTAATCAAGTTCCTTCCTTCAGCATGACATTACTGGAAAAATACAATCATAGTTTGCAGCAAACCTTTAGCGCCAATAGTACTAACTCCAGGAAATCATTGGTTCAGTTACCACCTCTGCAATCGACAGTAAACGCACAATCAGTTTTGATTAACTGGTTAGGTCCTACTCAGGGAAATCAAGGAATCCCCACCTACTCCTTTATCGATGTTGTCGAAAAAAAGGTAGATACAGCTAAATTAAAGAACAAAATTGTCTTGGTGGGACTGACTGCAACGGGAGCAAACGATCCTTTGAAAACTCCCTTTGATCAAATACCCCCAACCTCTGGTGTCTACCTACACGCCGCCGTTATTGATAATATACTTAATAAACGACTGTTAAAAAGATTACCTGCTAAGTTTGAACTCTTGATATTATTTCTTATTGGCATCGGTTCTAGTCTAATACTAGTTCCTTTGCAATTTCAGGAACGAACTCTTTTTTTAGGGCTGTTGCCCATAACGTGGTTTAGCGTATCAGTTTTAGGGCTAACAATCTCTAATCTTTGGTTGCCTACAGCTGCACCTATCGGTACTATCCTCTTAGCAGGGCTAAGTATTCAATGGCAAGAACAAAAGGAAAAACAACAATTGATGAGTTTATTTGCTCGTCATGTTTCTCAAGAAACAGCAGAATTAATTTGGAAGCATCGGGACGAGATTTTTCAAAATGGTCAATTAGATGCCAAAGAAATGGTAGCAACGGTTTTATTTACCGACATTCGGAGCTTTACTACAATTTCTGAGGGTATGAAACCACGAGAATTACTCAACTGGCTAAACTCTTATCTAGGTGCTATGGCTGAGTGCATTCAACAGCATCACGGAGTAGTTGATAAATACATTGGCGATGCTATTATGGCTGTTTTTGGTATTCCCTTCCCCCACACCCATTCCAAGGAAATTCAACAAGATGCCATTGATGCTGTCTTGGCGGCAATTTCCATGCAGGAAAAATTAGTGGTTTTAAATCAGGAATTAAAACGGCTGGGTCAGCCCACCATTAGCATCGGTATTGGAATTCATACAGGTCTAGTAGTTGCTGGCAGTATTGGTGGATCTCAACGATTAAATTATTCTGTATTGGGAGATGCTGTGAATATTGCCGCTCGTTTGGAACAACTCAACAAAAATGTAAAAGAGGAAAATCCTCATAGCATCTTAGTAAGCGAAACAACTTTTCAGCTGATTAAGCAACACTTTTATACCCGACAAGTACAGCAATTACAGCTGCGAGGCCGCAAAAAAATAACAATGGTTTATTCTATTACCGGGAATAAACGTGAATTTGACAAGACCCAGGTGTAA
- the psaB gene encoding photosystem I core protein PsaB — protein MATKFPKFSQDLAQDPTTRRIWYAIATGNDFESHDGMTEENLYQKIFATHFGHLAIIFLWASSLLFHVAWQGNFEQWIKDPLHVRPIAHAIWDPHFGSPAIEAFTQAGASNPVNIAYSGVYHWWYTIGMRTNTELYTGSVGLLLLSAVFLFAGWLHLQPKFRPSLSWFKSAEPRLNHHLAGLFGVSSLAWTGHLVHVAIPESRGIHVGWDNFLTVAPHPEGLTPFFTGNWGVYAQNPDTAGHLFGTSTGAGTAILTFLGGFHPQTESLWLTDMAHHHLAIAVIFIIAGHMYRTNFGIGHSIKEMLNSKSGLVPGSKSEGQFNLPHQGLYDTINNSLHFQLSLALAALGTITSLVAQHMYALPPYAFIARDYTTQAALYTHHQYIAGFLMVGAFAHAAIFWVRDYDPEQNKGNVLDRILQHKEAIISHLSWVSLFLGFHTLGLYVHNDVVVAFGTPEKQILIEPVFAQFIQAAHGKVLYGLDTLLSNPDSIAYTAYPNYGNVWLSGWLDAINSGTNSLFLTIGPGDFLVHHAFALAIHTTTLVLVKGALDARGSKLMPDKKDFGYAFPCDGPGRGGTCDISAWDAFYLSMFWMLNTIGWVTFYWHWKHLGIWQGNVAQFNENSTYLMGWFRDYLWANSAQLINGYNAYGMNNLSVWAWMFLFGHLVWATGFMFLISWRGYWQELIETLVWAHERTPLANLVRWKDKPVALSIVQARVVGLAHFTVGYIVTYAAFLIASTAGKFG, from the coding sequence ATGGCAACAAAATTTCCAAAATTTAGCCAGGATCTCGCACAGGACCCGACTACTCGTCGGATTTGGTATGCGATCGCTACAGGCAACGACTTTGAAAGCCACGATGGCATGACGGAAGAAAATCTTTACCAAAAGATTTTCGCTACGCACTTCGGTCACTTGGCAATCATCTTCCTGTGGGCATCCAGCCTCCTGTTTCACGTAGCCTGGCAAGGTAACTTTGAACAGTGGATTAAAGATCCCCTTCACGTCCGTCCCATCGCCCATGCGATTTGGGACCCACACTTCGGTTCTCCTGCGATTGAAGCTTTCACCCAAGCTGGTGCAAGCAATCCTGTAAATATTGCTTACTCCGGTGTTTATCACTGGTGGTACACCATCGGGATGCGGACAAACACAGAACTGTATACCGGTTCAGTTGGTCTTCTCCTATTGTCAGCAGTATTCTTGTTTGCCGGTTGGTTGCATTTGCAACCCAAGTTCCGTCCTAGTCTTTCTTGGTTTAAGAGTGCTGAACCCCGCCTGAACCACCACTTAGCTGGTTTATTCGGTGTTAGCTCCTTGGCTTGGACTGGTCACTTGGTTCACGTTGCTATTCCTGAATCTCGTGGTATTCACGTAGGCTGGGATAACTTCTTGACTGTAGCTCCCCATCCAGAAGGCTTAACTCCCTTCTTCACTGGTAACTGGGGTGTTTACGCTCAGAACCCTGACACCGCAGGTCATCTGTTTGGTACTTCCACTGGTGCTGGTACAGCGATTCTCACCTTCTTGGGCGGTTTCCACCCCCAAACAGAATCCTTGTGGTTGACCGACATGGCTCACCACCACTTGGCGATCGCTGTTATCTTCATCATCGCCGGTCATATGTACCGCACTAACTTCGGAATTGGTCACAGCATCAAAGAAATGCTGAACTCCAAATCCGGTTTAGTTCCCGGTAGCAAGAGTGAAGGTCAGTTCAACCTGCCTCACCAAGGTCTGTACGACACCATCAATAACTCCCTGCACTTCCAACTGTCTTTGGCATTGGCAGCACTAGGAACTATTACCTCCTTGGTGGCGCAGCATATGTACGCCCTGCCTCCTTACGCATTCATTGCTAGGGACTACACAACACAGGCAGCATTGTACACACACCACCAGTACATCGCTGGTTTCTTGATGGTTGGTGCATTCGCCCACGCTGCCATCTTCTGGGTACGTGACTACGACCCCGAACAAAACAAAGGCAACGTATTAGACCGGATTTTGCAGCACAAAGAAGCGATTATCTCCCACCTCAGCTGGGTATCTCTATTCTTAGGCTTCCATACCTTGGGCTTGTACGTTCACAACGACGTAGTAGTTGCTTTCGGGACTCCTGAAAAGCAAATCTTGATTGAGCCAGTATTTGCTCAGTTCATTCAAGCTGCTCACGGTAAAGTACTCTACGGTTTAGACACATTGCTGTCTAACCCCGATAGCATCGCTTACACAGCCTATCCCAACTACGGTAACGTTTGGTTGTCTGGCTGGTTAGATGCCATTAACTCTGGCACTAACTCCCTCTTCTTAACAATCGGACCTGGCGACTTCTTGGTTCACCACGCATTCGCTTTGGCTATTCACACCACCACCTTGGTACTTGTTAAAGGTGCTTTGGATGCTCGTGGTTCTAAACTGATGCCCGATAAAAAGGACTTCGGTTATGCGTTCCCCTGCGACGGTCCAGGCCGTGGCGGTACTTGCGATATCTCCGCATGGGACGCTTTCTACCTGTCTATGTTCTGGATGTTGAACACCATTGGTTGGGTAACCTTCTACTGGCACTGGAAACATCTAGGTATTTGGCAAGGTAACGTTGCTCAGTTCAACGAAAACTCTACCTACTTGATGGGCTGGTTCCGTGATTACCTCTGGGCTAACTCTGCTCAGTTGATTAACGGTTACAACGCCTACGGCATGAATAACTTGTCTGTTTGGGCTTGGATGTTCCTCTTCGGACACCTGGTTTGGGCAACTGGTTTCATGTTCCTTATCTCTTGGAGAGGTTACTGGCAAGAGTTAATTGAAACCTTGGTTTGGGCGCACGAGCGTACTCCTCTAGCTAACTTGGTTCGCTGGAAAGATAAGCCCGTTGCTCTCTCCATTGTTCAAGCTCGTGTGGTCGGTTTAGCTCACTTCACTGTTGGCTATATCGTCACCTACGCGGCGTTCCTCATTGCTTCTACTGCTGGTAAGTTCGGTTGA
- a CDS encoding glutaminase translates to MIKLKEININNLSLWLQQAKNQTVQGRVIERIPLLSVANPSCFAVNICGESGVSYSLGDTACVFPLMSVIKPFSLLYLLEYFGAEKVSELVGFEPSAAPFNSLEQLISDNGYPRNPMINSGAITLADKLPGKDVNTRTQLFCQWLNQLAGTQLHIDLEMLTSVRATRSQVNLAIAHYLIKTGHIKNLEIALDTYEQICCISGVVQDLALLGTLLACNSSFITSENRNIVHSVMLSCGLYEASAEYAVKIGLPMKSGIGGGLLAIVPNQGAIGCYSPALDSIGNPLAGLAFMEALSQGLKLNM, encoded by the coding sequence TTGATCAAACTGAAAGAAATCAATATCAATAATTTATCTCTTTGGTTACAACAAGCTAAAAACCAAACTGTACAGGGACGAGTTATTGAACGTATTCCCCTTTTATCAGTAGCTAACCCTAGCTGCTTTGCTGTTAATATATGCGGTGAATCAGGTGTAAGTTACAGTTTAGGAGATACAGCTTGTGTATTTCCTTTAATGAGTGTAATTAAGCCATTCTCTCTACTATATCTGCTCGAATATTTTGGAGCAGAAAAGGTGTCAGAATTGGTTGGATTTGAACCCTCAGCAGCACCTTTCAATTCGTTAGAACAGTTAATTTCTGATAATGGATATCCACGCAATCCGATGATTAATAGTGGTGCTATTACCCTAGCTGATAAGTTACCAGGAAAGGATGTGAATACTCGGACGCAGTTATTCTGTCAATGGTTGAATCAATTAGCAGGTACTCAACTACATATAGATTTGGAAATGTTGACTTCAGTTCGCGCTACTCGTTCTCAGGTCAATTTAGCGATCGCTCACTATCTTATCAAAACTGGACATATCAAAAATCTGGAAATTGCTCTTGACACTTATGAACAAATATGCTGTATTTCTGGAGTTGTACAGGACTTAGCCTTATTGGGAACTTTATTAGCTTGTAACAGCAGTTTTATAACTTCAGAAAATCGCAACATCGTCCACAGTGTGATGTTAAGTTGTGGATTATACGAGGCTTCTGCTGAGTATGCTGTCAAGATTGGTTTACCGATGAAATCGGGAATTGGTGGGGGTTTATTAGCAATAGTACCAAATCAGGGAGCTATCGGCTGCTACAGTCCTGCCTTGGATAGTATCGGCAATCCTCTGGCAGGACTGGCATTTATGGAAGCTTTATCCCAAGGATTAAAATTAAATATGTAA
- a CDS encoding FtsW/RodA/SpoVE family cell cycle protein: MNLRQLIPIFDNSVSTWALEARLLRWLTLIWLFVGLIMLFSASYPVADERQGDGLYYFKRQVLWVLASLIIFNIIANLPLRKILGVSHWFLMLFLLLIFVTLIPGLGKKAFDAARWIALGPIPIQPSELIKPFLVLQSARIFGQWEKLSWGVRLSWLGVFCLVLLGILAQPNLSTTALCGMTIWLIALAAGLPYKYLGGTAIGGVLLAVLSISIKEYQRKRVMSFLNPWADATGDGYQLVQSLLAVGSGNTWGAGFGLSQQKLFYLPIQDTDFIFAVFAEEFGFVGSILLLLLLAVFATLGLIVALKAKNSVHRLVAIGVTVVMVGQSLLHIGVATGSLPTTGLPLPMFSYGGNSMIASLVSAGLLIRVARESSEAEVVPLRHSQPENRRTRRM, translated from the coding sequence GTGAATCTACGCCAACTAATACCAATTTTTGATAATTCCGTCTCTACCTGGGCTTTAGAAGCGCGATTGTTGCGCTGGTTAACATTAATTTGGCTGTTTGTCGGCTTAATTATGCTTTTTTCCGCTTCCTATCCTGTTGCTGATGAACGTCAGGGTGACGGATTGTACTATTTTAAGCGCCAGGTTCTGTGGGTTTTAGCTTCCTTAATCATCTTCAACATCATTGCCAATCTCCCATTGCGAAAAATTTTGGGGGTATCTCATTGGTTCTTAATGCTGTTTTTATTGTTAATTTTCGTCACCCTTATCCCAGGATTAGGAAAGAAAGCTTTTGATGCAGCTAGATGGATAGCCTTGGGACCAATTCCCATTCAACCATCAGAATTGATTAAACCCTTTTTAGTATTGCAAAGTGCGCGAATCTTTGGTCAATGGGAAAAATTAAGTTGGGGGGTTCGTTTGTCTTGGCTGGGTGTGTTTTGTCTTGTATTATTAGGCATTTTGGCTCAACCTAACTTAAGTACAACAGCACTCTGCGGTATGACAATTTGGTTAATTGCCCTAGCAGCGGGACTACCATACAAATACTTAGGAGGAACAGCTATTGGTGGAGTCCTATTAGCAGTACTCAGTATTAGCATCAAAGAATATCAACGCAAGCGGGTGATGTCTTTCCTCAACCCCTGGGCTGACGCGACAGGAGATGGATACCAATTAGTGCAAAGTTTACTAGCGGTAGGTTCAGGTAACACTTGGGGGGCTGGATTTGGGCTTTCTCAACAAAAGCTATTTTACTTACCAATTCAAGACACCGATTTTATTTTTGCTGTTTTTGCTGAAGAATTTGGCTTTGTTGGCAGTATCTTACTTTTGTTACTTTTGGCAGTATTCGCCACACTGGGATTAATTGTAGCGCTAAAAGCCAAAAATTCTGTACATCGATTGGTAGCAATTGGCGTAACGGTTGTGATGGTAGGACAATCACTGCTGCATATTGGTGTGGCTACAGGTTCTCTCCCAACTACAGGTTTACCCTTACCTATGTTTAGTTATGGTGGTAATTCCATGATTGCTAGTTTGGTATCTGCGGGATTGTTGATTCGAGTAGCAAGGGAAAGTAGTGAAGCGGAAGTAGTCCCTTTGCGACATAGCCAACCGGAAAATAGACGGACAAGACGGATGTAA